One genomic segment of Microcella indica includes these proteins:
- a CDS encoding FAS1-like dehydratase domain-containing protein, whose protein sequence is MPVNPDLTEREFAPTAPYLVGREKVREFARAVLATSPLHHDPAAAQAAGYADVVAPPTFPIVIAEATLQQLLAEPDAGIDFSRVVHGDQRFTYTRPIVAGDELTATLRVTSIKTLGGNSMVASESTMVDAEGAHVVTSVSTLVVRGDDS, encoded by the coding sequence GTGCCCGTGAACCCTGATCTGACCGAGCGCGAGTTCGCGCCGACGGCCCCCTACCTCGTGGGGCGCGAGAAGGTGCGCGAGTTCGCGCGTGCCGTGCTCGCGACCTCGCCGTTGCACCACGACCCGGCCGCCGCGCAGGCCGCCGGCTACGCGGACGTCGTCGCCCCGCCGACCTTCCCGATCGTCATCGCCGAGGCGACCCTGCAGCAACTGCTCGCCGAGCCTGACGCGGGCATCGACTTCAGCCGCGTCGTGCACGGCGACCAGCGCTTCACCTACACGCGCCCCATCGTCGCCGGCGACGAGCTCACCGCGACCCTGCGCGTGACGAGCATCAAGACGCTCGGCGGCAACAGCATGGTCGCGAGCGAGAGCACGATGGTCGACGCCGAGGGTGCCCACGTCGTCACGAGCGTGTCCACCCTCGTCGTGAGAGGGGACGACTCGTGA
- a CDS encoding ISL3 family transposase: protein MLNATFDPADLTVFCRLEELGLVVAGQRIEAHRAVLECRIVEPDQWCRWCGAEGVSRGTEARRLAHVPFGERPTTLLVRVRRYRCSGCGRSWRQDSTAAAEPRSKLSRGALTWALTALVVDHLTISRVAARLGVSWHTANSAVLEEGRRRLIGDPARFDGVTVIGVDEHVWRHTRFGDRYVTVVIDLTPVRDGTGPARLLDMVEGRSKPVFKTWLEQQSPAFRAGIEVVAMDGFTGFKTAAAEALPDAIEVMDPFHVVQLAGDALDRTRQRVQQHTLGHRGHAGDPLYGVRRALHTGEAFLTDRQRARIEAVFAIDEHVEVETTWAVYQSIVAAYRHPDRAAGRRALQAVIDSLRHGVPEVLVELGKLGRTLHRRAGDVLAYFDLPGTSNGPTEAINGRLEHLRGSALGFRNLSNYIARSLLESGGFRPHLPA, encoded by the coding sequence GTGCTCAACGCTACCTTCGACCCCGCCGATCTGACTGTCTTCTGCCGTCTCGAGGAGCTCGGACTCGTGGTCGCCGGGCAGCGGATCGAGGCACATCGGGCGGTGTTGGAGTGCCGGATCGTGGAGCCGGACCAGTGGTGCCGGTGGTGCGGGGCGGAGGGTGTCTCGCGCGGCACCGAGGCGAGACGGCTCGCGCATGTCCCGTTCGGCGAGCGGCCGACGACGTTGCTGGTGCGGGTGCGCCGCTACCGGTGCTCGGGATGCGGCAGGTCGTGGCGGCAGGACAGCACCGCGGCGGCTGAGCCGAGGTCGAAGCTGTCCCGTGGAGCGCTCACCTGGGCGCTCACCGCGCTCGTCGTGGACCATCTCACGATCAGCCGAGTCGCAGCTCGGCTCGGGGTGTCCTGGCACACGGCCAACAGTGCTGTTTTGGAGGAAGGCCGTCGGAGGCTGATCGGCGATCCGGCCCGCTTCGATGGGGTCACCGTGATCGGTGTCGATGAACACGTCTGGCGGCACACGAGGTTCGGGGACCGCTACGTGACCGTGGTCATCGACCTGACCCCGGTGCGTGACGGGACGGGTCCGGCGCGGCTGCTGGACATGGTCGAGGGCCGATCGAAGCCGGTGTTCAAGACCTGGCTCGAGCAGCAGTCCCCGGCGTTCCGGGCCGGGATCGAGGTGGTCGCGATGGATGGGTTCACCGGCTTCAAGACCGCCGCCGCCGAAGCCCTCCCCGACGCGATCGAGGTGATGGACCCGTTCCACGTCGTCCAGCTCGCCGGCGACGCCCTCGACCGCACCCGGCAACGCGTCCAACAGCACACCCTCGGCCACCGCGGCCACGCCGGCGATCCGCTCTATGGTGTTCGCCGCGCCCTGCACACCGGGGAAGCGTTCCTCACCGACCGACAGCGCGCCCGCATCGAGGCGGTGTTCGCCATCGACGAGCATGTCGAGGTCGAGACCACCTGGGCCGTCTACCAGAGCATCGTCGCCGCCTACCGGCACCCCGACCGAGCCGCCGGGCGCCGAGCCCTGCAAGCGGTGATCGACTCGCTGCGTCACGGCGTTCCCGAAGTCCTCGTCGAGCTGGGCAAGCTCGGCCGCACCCTGCATCGCCGCGCCGGCGACGTGCTGGCCTATTTCGACCTGCCCGGCACCTCGAACGGTCCAACCGAGGCGATCAACGGCCGACTCGAACACCTCCGCGGCAGTGCGCTCGGCTTCCGCAACCTCAGCAACTACATCGCCCGCAGCCTGCTCGAAAGCGGCGGATTCAGACCCCACCTACCCGCTTGA
- a CDS encoding ABC transporter permease, producing MSATTSTPPAPRTTSHVVGGSILRAIRLGGLRIGYEVRAYFRQGDTVFFTFLFPVVMLTIFSVSFSQASFGQTADGDDVSAAWFYLPAMLAAGLLLSGVQNLAIDIALEKSDGTLKRLAGSPLPVVSYFIGKLGQSFVTGLAQAAVLLALGFTVFGVPLPEEPQNWLVFAWVFVLGVVTSAILGIALSAVPRSGKSATAVVIPITLVLQFISGVYLAFSNLPDWLQNFASVFPLKWMAQGMRSVFLPEELVILEPNESWELPGVALVLGLWLVVGLVLARLTFRWIRKDS from the coding sequence ATGAGCGCGACGACGAGCACCCCCCCGGCACCCCGCACGACTTCGCACGTTGTCGGCGGCAGCATCCTGCGGGCGATCCGCCTCGGAGGCCTGCGCATCGGCTACGAGGTGCGCGCGTACTTCCGCCAGGGCGACACCGTGTTCTTCACGTTCCTGTTCCCGGTCGTCATGCTCACGATCTTCAGCGTGTCGTTCAGCCAGGCGAGCTTCGGCCAGACAGCCGACGGCGACGACGTGAGCGCCGCGTGGTTCTACCTGCCCGCAATGCTCGCCGCCGGGCTGCTGCTGAGCGGTGTGCAGAACCTCGCGATCGATATCGCGCTCGAGAAGAGCGACGGCACGCTCAAGCGGCTCGCAGGCTCTCCCCTTCCGGTGGTGAGCTACTTCATCGGCAAGCTCGGGCAGTCGTTCGTCACGGGACTCGCGCAGGCCGCGGTGCTGCTCGCCCTCGGCTTCACCGTCTTCGGCGTGCCCCTGCCGGAGGAGCCGCAGAACTGGCTCGTGTTCGCGTGGGTGTTCGTGCTCGGTGTCGTCACCTCGGCGATCCTCGGCATCGCCCTCTCCGCTGTTCCGCGCAGCGGCAAGAGCGCGACGGCCGTAGTCATCCCGATCACGCTCGTGCTGCAGTTCATCTCGGGTGTGTACCTCGCGTTCAGCAACCTGCCGGACTGGCTGCAGAACTTCGCGAGCGTCTTCCCCCTCAAGTGGATGGCGCAGGGCATGCGCAGCGTGTTCCTGCCCGAGGAGCTCGTGATTCTCGAGCCGAACGAGTCGTGGGAGCTGCCCGGGGTCGCCCTGGTGCTGGGTCTGTGGCTCGTCGTCGGTCTTGTGCTCGCCCGCCTCACCTTCCGCTGGATCCGCAAGGACAGCTGA
- a CDS encoding response regulator — MIRVLVADDHAVVRAGIVSLLEAEDGIEVVGEAVDGEDAVGRALALRPDLVVMDVRMPGLTGDQATARIRESAPEIRVLVLTTYESDASILAAIEAGASGYLLKAAPAEELVAGVRSVAAGEVALSPSIAAQLVTRMREPAPAALTPRETEVLRLVAEGLSNREIGERLFLGEATVKTHLLRTFEKLGVSDRTRAVTLAMERGLL, encoded by the coding sequence GTGATCCGCGTACTCGTGGCCGACGACCACGCGGTCGTGCGCGCCGGCATCGTGTCGCTCCTCGAGGCCGAGGACGGCATCGAGGTGGTCGGCGAGGCGGTCGACGGTGAGGATGCCGTGGGTCGCGCCCTCGCGCTGCGCCCCGATCTCGTCGTCATGGATGTCAGGATGCCCGGGCTCACGGGCGACCAGGCGACGGCGCGCATTCGGGAGAGCGCGCCGGAGATCCGCGTGCTCGTGCTCACGACCTACGAGTCGGATGCGAGCATCCTCGCCGCGATCGAGGCGGGCGCGAGCGGATACCTGCTGAAGGCCGCCCCGGCCGAGGAGCTCGTCGCGGGGGTGCGCTCGGTCGCCGCGGGCGAGGTCGCCCTCTCGCCGTCGATCGCCGCGCAGCTCGTGACGCGCATGCGCGAGCCGGCGCCTGCCGCGCTCACGCCGCGCGAGACGGAGGTGCTGCGGCTCGTCGCCGAAGGGCTCTCGAACCGCGAGATCGGCGAGCGCCTCTTCCTCGGCGAGGCGACCGTGAAGACGCACCTGCTGCGCACTTTCGAGAAGCTCGGCGTGAGCGACCGCACGCGCGCGGTGACCCTCGCGATGGAGCGCGGGCTCCTCTAG
- a CDS encoding glycoside hydrolase family 13 protein: MPHENTATATLPSGHPRELASAPGSEWWRSAVIYQIYPRSFADASGDGIGDLAGITQRLESLANLGVDAVWLSPFFRSPQKDAGYDVSDYCDVDPIFGTLDDFDALRDRAHELGLRVIVDLVPNHCSSEHEWFQEAMAAGPGSPERDRFIFRPGTGENGELPPNNWHSMFGGPAWTRTTNADGTPGDWYLHLFDSTQPDFDWTNPWVWEQFRQILRFWLDRGADGFRVDVAHGLMKAEGLPDIEEAAEEDSELAEGLMGSLEVPYWGQDTVHAVYRDWHAVLAEYEGDRVLCAEAWVEPLAKAALWVRPDEMHQAFNFSYLATPWLAPRLRDVITESLEAFTGVGAPSTWVLSNHDVVRHASRLGLAPHAAGPGAGIGPASSDKPDAALGLHRARAATALMLALPGSAYLYQGEELGLPEVIELDDEYRQDPSFHRTGGEVYGRDGCRVPIPWEPDAPAFGFNTTGESWLPQPETFARFAHAAQAGVEGSTLELYRLALALRAEHGFGLGTLTWLEGYADDVLAFRNGGVTVIANLGDAPVELPAGEVILASDPLEAGAVPSDTTVWVAA, from the coding sequence ATGCCTCACGAGAACACCGCGACTGCCACCCTGCCCTCCGGGCACCCCCGCGAGCTGGCTTCTGCCCCGGGCTCCGAGTGGTGGCGCTCCGCCGTCATCTACCAGATCTACCCGCGGTCGTTCGCCGACGCGTCGGGCGACGGCATCGGCGACCTCGCCGGCATCACGCAGCGGCTCGAGTCGCTCGCGAACCTCGGCGTCGACGCCGTCTGGCTCTCCCCCTTCTTCCGCTCGCCGCAGAAGGACGCCGGCTACGACGTCTCCGACTACTGCGACGTCGACCCCATCTTCGGCACCCTCGACGACTTCGACGCACTGCGCGACCGCGCGCACGAGCTGGGCCTGCGCGTCATCGTCGACCTCGTGCCCAACCACTGCTCGAGCGAGCACGAGTGGTTCCAGGAGGCCATGGCGGCCGGCCCCGGCTCACCCGAGCGCGATCGCTTCATCTTCCGCCCCGGCACGGGTGAGAACGGCGAGCTGCCCCCCAACAACTGGCACTCGATGTTCGGCGGCCCCGCGTGGACGCGCACGACCAACGCTGACGGCACCCCCGGCGACTGGTACCTGCACCTGTTCGACAGCACGCAGCCAGACTTCGACTGGACGAACCCGTGGGTGTGGGAGCAGTTTCGGCAGATCCTGCGCTTCTGGCTCGACCGTGGCGCAGACGGCTTCCGCGTCGACGTCGCCCACGGTCTCATGAAGGCCGAAGGCCTGCCCGACATCGAGGAGGCCGCCGAGGAAGACAGCGAGCTCGCCGAGGGCCTTATGGGCTCCCTCGAGGTTCCCTACTGGGGGCAGGACACCGTGCACGCCGTCTACCGCGACTGGCACGCCGTGCTCGCCGAGTACGAGGGCGACCGCGTGCTGTGCGCCGAGGCCTGGGTCGAGCCGCTCGCGAAGGCCGCCCTGTGGGTGCGCCCCGACGAGATGCACCAGGCCTTCAACTTCTCCTACCTCGCGACCCCGTGGCTCGCGCCGCGCCTGCGCGACGTCATCACCGAGTCGCTCGAGGCCTTCACGGGCGTGGGCGCGCCGAGCACGTGGGTGCTCTCCAACCACGACGTCGTGCGCCACGCGAGCCGCCTCGGCCTGGCCCCGCATGCGGCGGGCCCCGGCGCCGGCATCGGCCCGGCATCCTCTGACAAGCCGGATGCCGCTCTCGGGCTGCACCGCGCCCGCGCAGCCACGGCGCTCATGCTCGCACTGCCGGGCAGCGCCTACCTCTACCAGGGCGAAGAGCTCGGCCTGCCGGAGGTCATCGAGCTCGACGACGAGTACCGTCAGGACCCGTCGTTCCACCGCACCGGCGGGGAAGTGTACGGGCGCGACGGCTGCCGCGTGCCGATCCCGTGGGAGCCCGACGCTCCCGCCTTCGGCTTCAACACGACCGGCGAGAGCTGGCTGCCGCAGCCGGAGACGTTCGCGCGGTTCGCGCACGCCGCGCAGGCCGGCGTCGAGGGCTCGACGCTCGAGCTCTACCGTCTCGCGCTCGCGCTGCGCGCCGAGCACGGCTTCGGCCTCGGCACGCTGACCTGGCTCGAGGGGTACGCCGACGACGTGCTCGCCTTCCGCAACGGCGGCGTCACGGTCATCGCGAACCTCGGCGATGCTCCCGTCGAGCTGCCGGCCGGCGAGGTCATCCTCGCGAGCGACCCGCTCGAGGCCGGCGCCGTACCGAGTGACACGACCGTGTGGGTGGCCGCCTGA
- a CDS encoding UDP-N-acetylmuramate dehydrogenase, producing MKLSDLTTLRIGGEAERFVDATETDHLVETVLEADRVGEPWLVLGGGSNVLVGDDGVEGVVVRVATRGIERLPDAPGSARPIRLRVQAGEPWEALVEHTVRQGFSGLEALSGIPGSCGAAPIQNIGAYGQELAESLVAVEVLDLDSGERATWPAPLLELGYRTSSIKQGRRAVVLSIDLALGADEDARSRPVRYAQLADALGVEIGDTAPLVGVRAAVLALRAAKGMVLDPDDPDSVSAGSFFTNPIVSEAFARTLPGEAPRWAQQPEAPTRAVPLGAEPAPPPPVVEGTVKLSAAWLIEHSGIRRGFALGSSRAAVSRKHTLALVNTGGATAAELAELARYIQTRVMSEFGVVLHPEPVFLGVEL from the coding sequence ATGAAGCTCAGCGACCTGACGACCCTGCGCATCGGCGGCGAGGCCGAGCGCTTCGTCGACGCGACCGAGACCGACCATCTCGTCGAGACGGTGCTCGAGGCCGACCGCGTGGGCGAGCCGTGGCTCGTGCTCGGCGGCGGCTCCAACGTGCTCGTCGGCGATGACGGCGTCGAGGGCGTCGTCGTGCGGGTCGCGACGCGGGGCATCGAGCGACTGCCGGATGCGCCCGGCTCGGCGCGCCCCATCCGCCTGCGCGTGCAGGCCGGGGAGCCGTGGGAGGCGCTCGTCGAGCACACCGTGCGCCAGGGCTTCTCGGGGCTCGAGGCGCTGTCGGGCATCCCGGGCTCGTGCGGAGCCGCCCCCATCCAGAACATCGGCGCCTACGGGCAGGAGCTCGCCGAGAGCCTCGTCGCCGTCGAGGTGCTCGACCTCGACTCGGGGGAGCGCGCGACGTGGCCCGCGCCCCTGCTCGAGCTCGGCTACCGCACGAGCAGCATCAAGCAGGGGCGTCGCGCGGTCGTGCTGAGCATCGACCTCGCCCTGGGCGCCGACGAGGATGCTCGTAGCCGACCCGTGCGCTACGCCCAGCTCGCCGACGCCCTCGGCGTCGAGATCGGCGATACCGCGCCCCTCGTCGGTGTGCGCGCCGCGGTGCTCGCGCTGCGGGCCGCGAAGGGCATGGTGCTCGACCCCGACGACCCCGACTCGGTGAGCGCCGGATCGTTCTTCACCAACCCCATCGTGAGCGAGGCTTTCGCCCGAACTCTGCCAGGGGAGGCGCCGCGCTGGGCGCAACAGCCGGAGGCGCCGACGCGCGCCGTGCCGCTCGGCGCCGAGCCCGCCCCGCCGCCGCCCGTCGTCGAGGGAACCGTCAAGCTCAGCGCCGCGTGGCTCATCGAGCACTCCGGCATTCGCCGCGGCTTCGCACTCGGCTCCTCCCGCGCGGCCGTCTCGCGCAAGCACACGCTCGCGCTCGTCAACACGGGCGGAGCGACGGCGGCCGAGCTCGCCGAGCTCGCACGGTACATCCAGACGCGCGTCATGAGCGAGTTCGGCGTCGTGCTGCACCCCGAGCCGGTCTTCCTCGGCGTCGAGCTCTAG
- a CDS encoding M23 family metallopeptidase, with amino-acid sequence MTDELQPRNSAPETDATALPGTLQSLGFTFGEESPATQPVEVPLEAVSTTPAPLSRRALREAEKSSSRRRGRAGGRKDRRAKADARATPAVASPAAPPAPIDPADVATAPLDAVDDTAAEASALQASPASSAAASVATAPTASAPSAPEPSAVVGPVHPASSRGRRSVATRTPASRPPATASAPARTRLGKRVAQKTFPPVVMAAAAALLIGTSVHPSALFDPDAQPASAAYAAIPTNELESTEAAAAEPAPEMVEDQVLEIAPTESVAAPVASRDDWSVTSYAEMLRLKYGTRNFSYSTNGTGAVRWPFPNPVPISSGFGDRVAPCFGCSSYHRGLDMLGGGGNPIYAIADGVVTGVGEYTSYGYRVEISHTINGQRVTSLYAHMEWDSSPLKVGQEIPVGTLVGTVGNSGLSTGPHLHLEIAIDGIEIDPFAWLTTNAS; translated from the coding sequence GTGACAGACGAGCTGCAGCCGCGGAACAGCGCCCCCGAGACGGACGCCACCGCCCTCCCCGGAACCCTGCAATCCCTCGGCTTCACATTTGGTGAGGAATCCCCGGCAACTCAGCCCGTCGAGGTTCCGCTCGAGGCCGTCTCCACGACGCCCGCGCCCCTCAGCCGTCGTGCCTTGCGCGAGGCGGAGAAGTCGAGTTCGCGCCGCCGCGGTCGTGCCGGTGGGCGCAAGGACCGTCGCGCGAAGGCCGATGCACGCGCGACTCCTGCGGTTGCCTCGCCCGCCGCGCCTCCCGCTCCGATCGACCCCGCCGATGTGGCGACCGCACCGCTCGACGCGGTCGACGACACGGCGGCCGAGGCTTCCGCGCTGCAGGCCAGCCCGGCCTCGAGCGCGGCGGCCTCGGTCGCGACGGCACCGACCGCGTCAGCACCGAGCGCACCCGAGCCGTCCGCCGTGGTCGGCCCCGTGCATCCCGCCTCATCGCGCGGTCGCCGCAGCGTGGCGACGCGCACCCCGGCCAGCCGCCCGCCCGCCACCGCGTCAGCGCCCGCCCGCACCCGCCTCGGCAAGCGGGTCGCCCAGAAGACCTTCCCGCCCGTCGTCATGGCGGCGGCCGCTGCGCTTCTCATCGGCACCTCCGTGCACCCCAGCGCCCTCTTCGATCCGGATGCTCAGCCGGCGTCGGCCGCCTACGCCGCCATCCCGACCAACGAGCTCGAGTCGACCGAGGCCGCCGCCGCCGAGCCGGCGCCGGAGATGGTCGAGGACCAGGTGCTCGAGATCGCCCCGACCGAGAGCGTTGCCGCCCCGGTCGCGAGTCGCGACGACTGGTCGGTGACCTCGTACGCCGAGATGCTGCGGCTCAAGTACGGTACTCGCAACTTCTCGTATTCGACCAACGGCACGGGTGCTGTGCGGTGGCCGTTCCCGAATCCGGTGCCCATCAGCTCGGGCTTCGGCGACCGCGTTGCCCCTTGCTTCGGCTGCTCGTCCTACCACCGCGGCCTCGACATGCTTGGCGGAGGGGGCAATCCCATCTACGCGATCGCCGACGGCGTCGTCACCGGCGTCGGCGAGTACACGTCGTACGGCTACCGAGTCGAGATCTCGCACACGATCAACGGGCAGAGGGTCACAAGCCTGTATGCCCACATGGAGTGGGACAGCTCGCCACTCAAGGTCGGGCAGGAGATCCCGGTGGGGACTCTCGTCGGCACGGTTGGCAATTCGGGGCTCTCCACGGGGCCGCACCTGCACCTCGAGATCGCCATCGACGGCATCGAGATCGACCCCTTCGCCTGGCTCACGACGAACGCGAGCTAG
- a CDS encoding MaoC/PaaZ C-terminal domain-containing protein: MSLAENLGLEVGQVVAEQTFALSRDTLVRYAGASGDFNPIHYRDDVAASVGLPGVLAHGMLTMGVAVQPVVDWLDGRGWVSDYQVRFTRPVVVDPQAGAEVAVTATVGVIDDAGARIDLTAVYDGQTVLGKAQVRISAH; this comes from the coding sequence GTGAGCCTCGCAGAGAACCTGGGCCTCGAGGTCGGCCAGGTCGTCGCCGAGCAGACCTTCGCCCTCAGCCGCGACACCCTCGTGCGCTACGCGGGGGCGAGCGGCGACTTCAACCCCATCCACTACCGCGACGACGTCGCCGCGTCGGTGGGCCTGCCGGGCGTGCTCGCGCACGGCATGCTCACGATGGGTGTCGCCGTGCAGCCCGTCGTCGATTGGCTCGACGGCCGCGGCTGGGTGAGCGACTACCAGGTGCGCTTCACGCGCCCCGTCGTCGTCGACCCGCAGGCCGGCGCCGAGGTGGCGGTCACGGCGACCGTCGGCGTGATCGACGACGCCGGCGCGCGCATCGATCTCACCGCCGTCTATGACGGGCAGACCGTGCTCGGCAAGGCGCAGGTGCGCATCAGCGCGCACTAG
- a CDS encoding ABC transporter ATP-binding protein produces the protein MTTHENVVEVRELRKNYGHFAAVDGIDFDIHRGETFALLGPNGAGKSTTIEILEGYRARTSGEARVLGVDPGRGGLDWKARLGIVLQSSGESGNVTVVEQLRHFASFYPNPRDVDEVIAAVGLEEKRSTLIRKLSGGQRRRVDVAVDIIGRPELLFLDEPTTGFDPEARRSFWGLIRTLQSEGTTILLTTHYLDEAAQLGDRAGVIAGGRMVDLAPIGELGGADARIPIVRWRESGEHREQRTDAPGALVAALLDRLGPEPEALEVIRPSLEDVYLDLIGHEASTSDDAEPTTTETEVAR, from the coding sequence ATGACCACACACGAGAACGTCGTCGAGGTGCGCGAATTGCGCAAGAATTACGGCCATTTCGCCGCCGTCGACGGTATTGACTTCGATATTCACCGGGGCGAGACATTCGCCCTGCTCGGCCCGAACGGCGCAGGAAAGTCGACGACGATCGAGATCCTCGAGGGCTACCGCGCCCGCACCTCGGGCGAGGCCCGCGTGCTCGGCGTCGACCCCGGTCGCGGCGGCCTCGACTGGAAGGCGCGGCTCGGCATCGTGCTGCAGTCCTCCGGCGAGAGCGGCAACGTCACGGTCGTCGAGCAGCTGCGGCACTTCGCCTCGTTCTACCCGAACCCGCGCGACGTCGACGAGGTGATCGCCGCCGTCGGGCTGGAGGAGAAGCGCAGCACGCTCATCCGCAAGCTCTCGGGGGGCCAGCGTCGCCGCGTCGACGTGGCGGTCGACATCATCGGCCGCCCCGAGCTGCTGTTCTTGGACGAGCCGACGACGGGTTTCGACCCCGAGGCGCGCCGCAGCTTCTGGGGCCTCATCCGCACCCTGCAGAGCGAGGGCACGACGATCCTCCTCACGACCCACTACCTCGACGAGGCCGCCCAGCTGGGCGACCGCGCAGGAGTCATCGCGGGTGGTCGCATGGTCGACCTCGCCCCGATCGGCGAGCTGGGCGGTGCGGATGCTCGCATTCCGATCGTGCGCTGGCGCGAGTCTGGTGAGCACCGCGAGCAGCGCACCGACGCACCGGGCGCACTCGTCGCCGCCCTGCTCGACCGGCTCGGGCCGGAACCCGAGGCGCTCGAGGTGATCCGCCCGAGCCTCGAAGACGTCTATCTCGACCTCATCGGCCACGAGGCCTCGACCTCGGATGACGCAGAACCGACCACGACAGAGACGGAGGTCGCACGATGA
- a CDS encoding sensor histidine kinase → MTARRWWWVAVLGMAALTGVLAIVNLQTPWRLTLALTGIALLVVAWAVVGDRRAESEAPSWTLVLLVTAAAGIGTAGYPTLAILQALAYPISWVFAARSRDAVVGNVLIAVAVGVGFAIGIGTGPEDIIQILVTQSLALGFSLAMGFWITRMVELGEERGRLLTELQGAQEQIAALHRDAGAAAEREHLARELHDTIAQDLTGLVMLAQRARREGAGAVETLALIEENARGVLAETRALVAAGASVETGETRLDLLNALRRIAERFQRETGITVTVQGPERLVLPRDLEVVVLRCAQEALANARKHARASRIEVGLVAGDGAVRVTVTDDGIGFDPDDAPDGFGLPGMRDRLALVGGSLSVTSAPGEGTRLTAEVSVQELAL, encoded by the coding sequence ATGACGGCGAGGCGCTGGTGGTGGGTCGCTGTGCTCGGCATGGCGGCCCTCACCGGCGTGCTCGCCATCGTCAACCTGCAGACTCCGTGGCGCCTCACGCTCGCCCTCACGGGCATCGCCCTGCTGGTCGTCGCGTGGGCCGTTGTCGGCGACCGTCGCGCGGAGTCGGAGGCACCGTCGTGGACGCTCGTGCTGCTCGTCACCGCCGCCGCCGGCATCGGCACAGCCGGGTACCCGACCCTCGCGATCCTGCAGGCGCTCGCGTACCCGATCTCGTGGGTCTTCGCGGCCCGCTCGCGTGACGCCGTCGTCGGCAACGTGCTCATCGCCGTGGCGGTCGGCGTCGGTTTCGCCATCGGCATCGGCACCGGGCCGGAAGACATCATCCAGATCCTCGTGACGCAGTCGCTCGCCCTCGGGTTCAGCCTCGCGATGGGCTTCTGGATCACCCGGATGGTCGAGCTCGGCGAAGAGCGGGGCCGCCTGCTCACCGAGCTGCAGGGCGCGCAGGAGCAGATCGCCGCCCTGCACCGCGACGCCGGAGCCGCCGCCGAGCGCGAGCACCTCGCCCGCGAACTGCACGACACGATCGCGCAAGACCTCACGGGGCTCGTCATGCTCGCCCAGCGCGCACGGCGGGAGGGCGCGGGCGCGGTGGAGACGCTCGCGCTCATCGAGGAGAACGCGCGCGGCGTGCTCGCCGAGACGCGCGCACTCGTGGCGGCGGGCGCGAGCGTCGAGACCGGCGAGACCCGTCTCGATCTGCTCAACGCTCTGCGCCGCATCGCCGAGCGCTTCCAGCGCGAGACGGGCATCACCGTCACCGTGCAGGGGCCGGAGAGGCTCGTGCTGCCGCGCGACCTCGAGGTGGTCGTGCTGCGCTGTGCGCAGGAGGCGCTCGCGAATGCGCGCAAGCATGCGCGAGCATCCCGCATCGAGGTGGGGCTCGTCGCGGGGGACGGCGCCGTGCGCGTCACCGTGACCGACGACGGCATCGGCTTCGACCCGGACGACGCACCAGACGGGTTCGGGCTGCCCGGCATGCGCGACCGCCTCGCCCTCGTGGGCGGCTCGCTCAGCGTCACGAGCGCCCCCGGTGAGGGCACGCGGCTCACCGCCGAGGTAAGCGTGCAGGAGCTCGCGCTGTGA
- a CDS encoding inositol monophosphatase family protein, producing the protein MTDTSLLAIARGIAVEAAERVAEARRGIVEVADVKSSSVDVVTQVDRDTESFIRSRLLELRPDDAFLGEESGGGGGTSGLTWVVDPIDGTVNFLYGIPHYAVSIAVVEGEPDPQSWTALAGAVVNPATGELFTGSAGGGAFLGEQPLRVAQPDSLERTLLATGFAYDAAVRAEQGAVVARLLSRVRDIRRMGTASLDLCAVAAGRVDGYFERTLNPWDHAAGALIAEEAGARVSGLGVPRPSTAFLLAAHPELAAVLEPLLIQVDAGGSDGP; encoded by the coding sequence ATGACCGACACCTCGCTCCTCGCCATCGCCCGCGGCATCGCCGTGGAGGCCGCCGAGCGGGTCGCCGAGGCGCGCCGCGGCATCGTCGAGGTCGCCGATGTGAAGTCCTCCTCGGTGGATGTCGTGACGCAGGTCGACCGCGACACCGAGTCGTTCATCCGCAGCCGACTGCTCGAGCTGCGGCCCGACGACGCGTTCCTCGGTGAGGAGTCGGGGGGCGGAGGCGGCACGAGCGGCCTCACCTGGGTCGTCGACCCGATCGACGGCACGGTCAACTTCCTCTACGGCATCCCGCACTACGCCGTGAGCATCGCGGTGGTCGAGGGCGAGCCCGACCCGCAGAGCTGGACGGCCCTCGCCGGTGCGGTCGTCAACCCGGCGACGGGCGAGCTCTTCACCGGCTCCGCTGGCGGGGGAGCGTTCCTCGGCGAGCAGCCGCTGCGCGTCGCTCAGCCCGACTCCCTCGAGCGCACCCTGCTCGCGACGGGCTTCGCCTACGACGCAGCTGTTCGCGCTGAGCAGGGCGCGGTCGTCGCCCGTCTGCTCTCGCGCGTGCGTGACATCCGCCGCATGGGCACCGCCTCGCTCGACCTGTGCGCCGTCGCGGCGGGTCGCGTCGACGGCTACTTCGAGCGCACCCTCAACCCGTGGGATCACGCGGCGGGCGCGCTCATCGCCGAGGAGGCTGGCGCGCGCGTGAGTGGCCTCGGGGTGCCGCGGCCCAGCACGGCGTTCCTGCTCGCGGCTCACCCCGAGCTGGCCGCTGTGCTCGAACCCCTCCTGATCCAGGTCGATGCCGGTGGGTCTGACGGCCCGTGA